In one window of Hemicordylus capensis ecotype Gifberg chromosome 10, rHemCap1.1.pri, whole genome shotgun sequence DNA:
- the ZNF280D gene encoding zinc finger protein 280D isoform X3 encodes MAELFMECEEEELEPWQQKVKAIVVDDDDDDDEPIFVGEILSAKPASTYILNRVNPSSLRMGMQNGAPKRGAARPPSPGAVAAAASGFQSPARPAASTLAVQPQPRANSGSGTSQVLPRPLSGCASPQEAAKSSAGVAPPVSRSAASLARNLSIPVLAQSPSRPVAAVTAQPVSLNRVIPNNTSGLVFGLRQNLGVSQCQSGSAGNTTGLSKRPSTSEANSITPKKAKANETGSGGDSLVLPSVKSPSDTSSLQKGITPSNVKNGAPFPQACPKCNIHFNLLDPLKHHMKYCCPDMVHTFLGINPTDCSGTSTKIAETEKGKLIMLVNDFYYGKYEGNVQQVRQEQKTHTTFKCASCMKLLKNNIRFMNHMKHHLELEKQNSESWESHTTCQHCYRQFPTPFQLQCHIESTHTPHESSTICKICELSFETEQVLLQHMKDNHKPGEMPYVCQKKGVHRCTKCRLQFLTCKEKMDHKSQHHRTFKKPVQLEGLPPGTKAMPFLIWCTTSMGQFQPSLIVTQTFLSEVVCLYEQVTIRASVGSLHPGSLTASSVSTSASTLQLPPNTKMTYTKNHTKLNASKAKPKLKPLSLQKKQSPGASSSSQNSNSGGGGGSNKRNNKIANTALNNLRCSEIQKCIECYSDIRTFASHFPAYVRCSLCRYSTSCSKAYVNHMMSFHSARQSKRFWIYKNHSEQLRGITVVCLNCDFLTDVSGLDKMATHLNESPAHTCQVVIENVSLDDLDAENLPDLVSNTLLHNESEENPQKISRPNTPEGQKETSASASLQTKDSAEETNKEHPANHTDEAPLAPECAENKFPSVLENSSSPELQACSKDPTESAGGGDAASLGNQTHEAPLAAMCEENKSPSVLERSSSPGLLDCSNDCTDSAEKGNIDSLGKQTDEAPSVACMEAASVLAVEGPTIPELNTCSKDSAGEDKDHLGKQGDGDPLAVQCEENKLPSLLGNISDPGLQTCSQNPMDSAEEGGADPLGKPGECKENKLVLESNQGSLAFLDEPTDFAEGGNLDSLEHETSESEESTSVPATGDASASEPHGCSKDSAEAATGDHLGRQADACGENTAVLAVDDSVSPGPQACSKEILPERTECEDSGKDDHIGGEEKLETAIVGEAESCPNSEEAVSENQTKVAELDEVRLEDMDTNNSNLTSEEDVSFEQFLRRRGEPDSASSDASEQGSVHLEPLTPSEVLEHEATEILQKGGVAPSAQKAGLGSEPASRGSSPSQVEEPVSQTEESEETS; translated from the exons ATGGCAGAGCTTTTTATGGAATGTGAAGAAGAGGAGCTTGAGCCATGGCAACAAAAAGTGAAAGCCATTGTGgtggatgatgatgacgatgatgacgaACCCATCTTTGTTGGGGAGATCTTGAGCGCCAAGCCAGCCAGTACAT ATATATTGAACAGAGTGAACCCCAGCTCACTACGCATGGGAATGCAGAATGGTGCACCAAAAAGAG GTGCAGCCAGACCGCCCAGTCCtggagctgtggctgctgctgcttcaggctTCCAGTCTCCAGCCAGACCTGCAGCAAGCACCCTGGCAGTTCAGCCACAGCCACGAGCTAACAGTGGTTCAGGAACATCGCAGGTGCTGCCAAGACCTCTTTCTGGATGTGCATCGCCACAAGAGGCAGCCAAGTCCAGTGCTGGAGTCGCTCCGCCTGTTAGTAGATCCGCCGCAAGCTTAGCGAGGAACCTCAGCATCCCTGTCTTGGCTCAGTCTCCATCCAGACCGGTGGCCGCCGTAACTGCGCAGCCTGTCTCCCTGAATCGG GTTATACCAAATAATACTTCTGGCCTAGTCTTTGGCTTAAGGCAGAATTTGGGGGTCTCGCAGTGCCAGAGTGGATCCGCAGGAAACACAACAG GTTTGTCCAAGCGTCCATCTACTTCTGAAGCCAACAGTATTACTCCAAAAAAGGCCAAGGCCAATGAAACGGGATCTGGAGGTGATTCACTCGTTTTGCCTTCTGttaaatctccaagtgacacatcATCACTTCAGAAAG GCATTACACCAAGCAATGTTAAAAATGGAGCCCCTTTCCCTCAAGCATGTCCAAAGTGTAATATTCATTTCAATCTTCTGGACCCATTAAAACATCACATGAAG TATTGCTGTCCAGATATGGTACATACATTTTTGGGAATTAACCCAACAGACTGTTCAGGTACATCAACTAAGATTGCTgaaacagaaaaaggaaaattGATTATGTTAGTTAATGACTTCTATTATGGCAAATATGAGGGTAACGTCCAGCAGGTGCGTCAGGAGCAGAAGACACATACAACCTTTAAGTGTGCCAGCTGCATGAAGCTTCTGAAAAATAACATAAG GTTTATGAACCATATGAAGCATCACTTGGAGCTTGAAAAGCAGAACAGCGAAAGCTGGGAAAGCCACACCACCTGCCAGCACTGTTACCGTCAGTTCCCAACACCTTTCCAGCTGCAATGCCACATTGAAAGCACCCACACACCCCATGAATCATCGA CAATATGTAAAATATGTGAACTATCCTTTGAAACCGAGCAAGTTCTTTTGCAGCATATGAAGGACAATCACAAGCCTGGGGAAATGCCATATGTTTGCCAG aaaaaaggagtcCATCGTTGTACAAAGTGCAGACTCCAGTTCCTGACATGCAAAGAAAAAATGGACCACAAATCTCAGCATCACCGgacatttaaaaaacctgttcAGTTGGAGGGATTGCCTCCAGGAACCAAA GCCATGCCCTTTCTGATTTGGTGTACTACGTCAATGGGTCAGTTCCAGCCATCCCTGATCGTGACACAGACATTCCTGTCGGAGGTGGTGTGTCTGTATGAACAG GTTACTATCAGAGCTTCTGTGGGATCTCTTCATCCTGGATCATTGACTGCGTCTTCTGTGAGCACAAGCGCGTCCACCTTACAGTTGCCTCCCAATACGAAAATGACATACACTAAGAACCATACGAAACTGAATGCAAGCAAAGCCAAGCCAAAACTGAAGCCCTTGAGCCTGCAGAAAAAGCAAAGTCCAGgagctagcagcagcagccagaacaGCAacagtggcggtggcggcggcagcaacaaaaggaacaataaaattgcaAATACAGCCTTAAATAATCTCAG ATGTTCAGAAATTCAGAAATGCATTGAGTGTTATTCGGATATAAGGACTTTTGCCAGCCACTTCCCAGCCTACGTCCGCTGCAGTTTATGCCGATACAGCACTAGCTGCAGCAAAGCTTATGTAAATCACATGATGAG TTTTCATAGTGCTCGTCAAAGTAAACGGTTTTGGATTTATAAGAACCATTCAGAACAACTAAG gggcaTTACCGTTGTTTGTCTCAATTGTGACTTCCTGACGGATGTTTCTGGCTTGGATAAGATGGCCACACACTTGAATGAAAGCCCTGCTCACACTTGCCAGGTTGTTATAGAGAATG tTTCCTTAGACGACCTAGATGCTGAAAACCTTCCTGA CCTGGTAAGCAACACGTTATTGCATAACGAAAGTGAAGAAAACCCCCAG AAAATTTCAAGACCTAATACACCTGAAGGGCAAAAGGAGACATCTGCTTCTGCAAG CTTGCAAACAAAAGACTCTGCAGAAGAAACAAACAAGGAGCACCCAGCAAATCATACTGATGAAGCTCCTTTAGCTCCAGAGTGTGCAGAAAACAAATTCCCTTCAGTTCTAGAAAACTCCTCCAGTCCAGAGCTCCAGGCCTGCTCAAAAGATCCCACAGAatctgcaggaggaggagatgcagcCAGCCTTGGAAATCAAACCCATGAAGCTCctttagctgccatgtgtgaaGAAAATAAATCCCCTTCAGTTCTAGAAAGGTCTTCCAGTCCAGGACTCTTGGACTGCTCAAATGACTGCACTGACTCTGCAGAAAAGGGAAATATCGACAGCCTTGGAAAACAAACTGATGAAGCTCCTTCAGTTGCATGCATGGAAGCTGCATCTGTGTTAGCTGTTGAAGGGCCCACCATTCCGGAACTTAATACCTGCTCCAAAGACTCTGCAGGAGAAGACAAAGATCACCTTGGAAAACAAGGTGATGGGGATCCTTTGGCTGTCCAATGTGAAGAAAATAAGCTTCCCTCACTTCTTGGAAACATCTCCGATCCAGGGCTCCAAACTTGTTCACAAAACCCCATGGACTCTGCAGAAGAAGGAGGTGCAGACCCTCTTGGGAAACCGGGTGAGTGCAAAGAGAATAAATTGGTTCTGGAAAGCAATCAAGGATCCTTAGCCTTCTTGGATGAGCCTACGGACTTTGCAGAAGGAGGAAATCTGGACAGTCTTGAACATGAAACTTCAGAGAGTGAAGAAAGTACATCTGTGCCAGCAACAGGAGATGCTTCTGCTTCAGAACCCCACGGCTGCTCAAAAGACTCTGCAGAAGCAGCAACTGGGGACCACCTTGGAAGACAAGCTGATGCATGTGGAGAAAATACAGCCGTGTTAGCTGTAGATGATTCTGTCAGTCCAGGGCCCCAAGCCTGTTCAAAAGAGATCTTGCCTGAAAGGACAGAGTGTGAGGATTCAGGTAAGGATGATCACATAGGAGGAGAGGAAAAGTTGGAAACTGCCATCGTTGGTGAAGCAGAAAGTTGTCCAAATTCAGAGGAGGCCGTCTCAGAAAACCAGACAAAAGTGGCTGAGTTGGATGAAGTGAGACTTGAGGACATGGATACAAACAACTCAAACTTGACATCTGAGGAAGATGTCAGCTTTGAACAGTTTTTGAGGAGACGAGGCGAGCCTGACTCTGCAAGTTCCGATGCGAGCGAGCAAGGGAGCGTGCATCTCGAGCCCCTGACTCCATCGGAGGTCCTTGAGCATGAAGCGACGGAGATTCTGCAGAAAGGTGGTGTTGCGCCTTCAGCCCAGAAGGCTGGGCTGGGTTCTGAACCAGCTTCTAGAGGGAGTAGCCCCAGCCAAGTGGAGGAACCTGTGAGCCAGACAGAGGAGAGCGAGGAGACCAGTTGA
- the ZNF280D gene encoding zinc finger protein 280D isoform X4 codes for MAELFMECEEEELEPWQQKVKAIVVDDDDDDDEPIFVGEILSAKPASTYILNRVNPSSLRMGMQNGAPKRGAARPPSPGAVAAAASGFQSPARPAASTLAVQPQPRANSGSGTSQVLPRPLSGCASPQEAAKSSAGVAPPVSRSAASLARNLSIPVLAQSPSRPVAAVTAQPVSLNRVIPNNTSGLVFGLRQNLGVSQCQSGSAGNTTGLSKRPSTSEANSITPKKAKANETGSGGDSLVLPSVKSPSDTSSLQKGITPSNVKNGAPFPQACPKCNIHFNLLDPLKHHMKYCCPDMVHTFLGINPTDCSGTSTKIAETEKGKLIMLVNDFYYGKYEGNVQQVRQEQKTHTTFKCASCMKLLKNNIRFMNHMKHHLELEKQNSESWESHTTCQHCYRQFPTPFQLQCHIESTHTPHESSTICKICELSFETEQVLLQHMKDNHKPGEMPYVCQKKGVHRCTKCRLQFLTCKEKMDHKSQHHRTFKKPVQLEGLPPGTKVTIRASVGSLHPGSLTASSVSTSASTLQLPPNTKMTYTKNHTKLNASKAKPKLKPLSLQKKQSPGASSSSQNSNSGGGGGSNKRNNKIANTALNNLRCSEIQKCIECYSDIRTFASHFPAYVRCSLCRYSTSCSKAYVNHMMSFHSARQSKRFWIYKNHSEQLRGITVVCLNCDFLTDVSGLDKMATHLNESPAHTCQVVIENVSLDDLDAENLPDLVSNTLLHNESEENPQKISRPNTPEGQKETSASASLQTKDSAEETNKEHPANHTDEAPLAPECAENKFPSVLENSSSPELQACSKDPTESAGGGDAASLGNQTHEAPLAAMCEENKSPSVLERSSSPGLLDCSNDCTDSAEKGNIDSLGKQTDEAPSVACMEAASVLAVEGPTIPELNTCSKDSAGEDKDHLGKQGDGDPLAVQCEENKLPSLLGNISDPGLQTCSQNPMDSAEEGGADPLGKPGECKENKLVLESNQGSLAFLDEPTDFAEGGNLDSLEHETSESEESTSVPATGDASASEPHGCSKDSAEAATGDHLGRQADACGENTAVLAVDDSVSPGPQACSKEILPERTECEDSGKDDHIGGEEKLETAIVGEAESCPNSEEAVSENQTKVAELDEVRLEDMDTNNSNLTSEEDVSFEQFLRRRGEPDSASSDASEQGSVHLEPLTPSEVLEHEATEILQKGGVAPSAQKAGLGSEPASRGSSPSQVEEPVSQTEESEETS; via the exons ATGGCAGAGCTTTTTATGGAATGTGAAGAAGAGGAGCTTGAGCCATGGCAACAAAAAGTGAAAGCCATTGTGgtggatgatgatgacgatgatgacgaACCCATCTTTGTTGGGGAGATCTTGAGCGCCAAGCCAGCCAGTACAT ATATATTGAACAGAGTGAACCCCAGCTCACTACGCATGGGAATGCAGAATGGTGCACCAAAAAGAG GTGCAGCCAGACCGCCCAGTCCtggagctgtggctgctgctgcttcaggctTCCAGTCTCCAGCCAGACCTGCAGCAAGCACCCTGGCAGTTCAGCCACAGCCACGAGCTAACAGTGGTTCAGGAACATCGCAGGTGCTGCCAAGACCTCTTTCTGGATGTGCATCGCCACAAGAGGCAGCCAAGTCCAGTGCTGGAGTCGCTCCGCCTGTTAGTAGATCCGCCGCAAGCTTAGCGAGGAACCTCAGCATCCCTGTCTTGGCTCAGTCTCCATCCAGACCGGTGGCCGCCGTAACTGCGCAGCCTGTCTCCCTGAATCGG GTTATACCAAATAATACTTCTGGCCTAGTCTTTGGCTTAAGGCAGAATTTGGGGGTCTCGCAGTGCCAGAGTGGATCCGCAGGAAACACAACAG GTTTGTCCAAGCGTCCATCTACTTCTGAAGCCAACAGTATTACTCCAAAAAAGGCCAAGGCCAATGAAACGGGATCTGGAGGTGATTCACTCGTTTTGCCTTCTGttaaatctccaagtgacacatcATCACTTCAGAAAG GCATTACACCAAGCAATGTTAAAAATGGAGCCCCTTTCCCTCAAGCATGTCCAAAGTGTAATATTCATTTCAATCTTCTGGACCCATTAAAACATCACATGAAG TATTGCTGTCCAGATATGGTACATACATTTTTGGGAATTAACCCAACAGACTGTTCAGGTACATCAACTAAGATTGCTgaaacagaaaaaggaaaattGATTATGTTAGTTAATGACTTCTATTATGGCAAATATGAGGGTAACGTCCAGCAGGTGCGTCAGGAGCAGAAGACACATACAACCTTTAAGTGTGCCAGCTGCATGAAGCTTCTGAAAAATAACATAAG GTTTATGAACCATATGAAGCATCACTTGGAGCTTGAAAAGCAGAACAGCGAAAGCTGGGAAAGCCACACCACCTGCCAGCACTGTTACCGTCAGTTCCCAACACCTTTCCAGCTGCAATGCCACATTGAAAGCACCCACACACCCCATGAATCATCGA CAATATGTAAAATATGTGAACTATCCTTTGAAACCGAGCAAGTTCTTTTGCAGCATATGAAGGACAATCACAAGCCTGGGGAAATGCCATATGTTTGCCAG aaaaaaggagtcCATCGTTGTACAAAGTGCAGACTCCAGTTCCTGACATGCAAAGAAAAAATGGACCACAAATCTCAGCATCACCGgacatttaaaaaacctgttcAGTTGGAGGGATTGCCTCCAGGAACCAAA GTTACTATCAGAGCTTCTGTGGGATCTCTTCATCCTGGATCATTGACTGCGTCTTCTGTGAGCACAAGCGCGTCCACCTTACAGTTGCCTCCCAATACGAAAATGACATACACTAAGAACCATACGAAACTGAATGCAAGCAAAGCCAAGCCAAAACTGAAGCCCTTGAGCCTGCAGAAAAAGCAAAGTCCAGgagctagcagcagcagccagaacaGCAacagtggcggtggcggcggcagcaacaaaaggaacaataaaattgcaAATACAGCCTTAAATAATCTCAG ATGTTCAGAAATTCAGAAATGCATTGAGTGTTATTCGGATATAAGGACTTTTGCCAGCCACTTCCCAGCCTACGTCCGCTGCAGTTTATGCCGATACAGCACTAGCTGCAGCAAAGCTTATGTAAATCACATGATGAG TTTTCATAGTGCTCGTCAAAGTAAACGGTTTTGGATTTATAAGAACCATTCAGAACAACTAAG gggcaTTACCGTTGTTTGTCTCAATTGTGACTTCCTGACGGATGTTTCTGGCTTGGATAAGATGGCCACACACTTGAATGAAAGCCCTGCTCACACTTGCCAGGTTGTTATAGAGAATG tTTCCTTAGACGACCTAGATGCTGAAAACCTTCCTGA CCTGGTAAGCAACACGTTATTGCATAACGAAAGTGAAGAAAACCCCCAG AAAATTTCAAGACCTAATACACCTGAAGGGCAAAAGGAGACATCTGCTTCTGCAAG CTTGCAAACAAAAGACTCTGCAGAAGAAACAAACAAGGAGCACCCAGCAAATCATACTGATGAAGCTCCTTTAGCTCCAGAGTGTGCAGAAAACAAATTCCCTTCAGTTCTAGAAAACTCCTCCAGTCCAGAGCTCCAGGCCTGCTCAAAAGATCCCACAGAatctgcaggaggaggagatgcagcCAGCCTTGGAAATCAAACCCATGAAGCTCctttagctgccatgtgtgaaGAAAATAAATCCCCTTCAGTTCTAGAAAGGTCTTCCAGTCCAGGACTCTTGGACTGCTCAAATGACTGCACTGACTCTGCAGAAAAGGGAAATATCGACAGCCTTGGAAAACAAACTGATGAAGCTCCTTCAGTTGCATGCATGGAAGCTGCATCTGTGTTAGCTGTTGAAGGGCCCACCATTCCGGAACTTAATACCTGCTCCAAAGACTCTGCAGGAGAAGACAAAGATCACCTTGGAAAACAAGGTGATGGGGATCCTTTGGCTGTCCAATGTGAAGAAAATAAGCTTCCCTCACTTCTTGGAAACATCTCCGATCCAGGGCTCCAAACTTGTTCACAAAACCCCATGGACTCTGCAGAAGAAGGAGGTGCAGACCCTCTTGGGAAACCGGGTGAGTGCAAAGAGAATAAATTGGTTCTGGAAAGCAATCAAGGATCCTTAGCCTTCTTGGATGAGCCTACGGACTTTGCAGAAGGAGGAAATCTGGACAGTCTTGAACATGAAACTTCAGAGAGTGAAGAAAGTACATCTGTGCCAGCAACAGGAGATGCTTCTGCTTCAGAACCCCACGGCTGCTCAAAAGACTCTGCAGAAGCAGCAACTGGGGACCACCTTGGAAGACAAGCTGATGCATGTGGAGAAAATACAGCCGTGTTAGCTGTAGATGATTCTGTCAGTCCAGGGCCCCAAGCCTGTTCAAAAGAGATCTTGCCTGAAAGGACAGAGTGTGAGGATTCAGGTAAGGATGATCACATAGGAGGAGAGGAAAAGTTGGAAACTGCCATCGTTGGTGAAGCAGAAAGTTGTCCAAATTCAGAGGAGGCCGTCTCAGAAAACCAGACAAAAGTGGCTGAGTTGGATGAAGTGAGACTTGAGGACATGGATACAAACAACTCAAACTTGACATCTGAGGAAGATGTCAGCTTTGAACAGTTTTTGAGGAGACGAGGCGAGCCTGACTCTGCAAGTTCCGATGCGAGCGAGCAAGGGAGCGTGCATCTCGAGCCCCTGACTCCATCGGAGGTCCTTGAGCATGAAGCGACGGAGATTCTGCAGAAAGGTGGTGTTGCGCCTTCAGCCCAGAAGGCTGGGCTGGGTTCTGAACCAGCTTCTAGAGGGAGTAGCCCCAGCCAAGTGGAGGAACCTGTGAGCCAGACAGAGGAGAGCGAGGAGACCAGTTGA